The proteins below are encoded in one region of Hydrogenobacter sp.:
- a CDS encoding TlyA family RNA methyltransferase has protein sequence MPRERLDKKLLELGLASTREKAQALIMAGMVIVDGKVIDKPGFLVKEGHKIELRGGLKYVSRGGYKLEYALEHFKIDVKGFVALDVGSSTGGFTDCLLQRGAIKIYAVDVGRSQMDIKLRVDPRVILYEKTDARSLTQKHIPEKVDIITVDVSFISVTKILPNVVKFLKDSGIMLILVKPQFELTPQKVKKGIVRSFEDKVHAVLKVCQKLEELGFSTGGVIKAKPKGTKGNEEFFILAGRHTPQLGDIKKAVEDAVKESI, from the coding sequence GTGAAAAAGCTCAAGCTTTAATCATGGCAGGCATGGTAATCGTTGATGGTAAAGTTATAGATAAACCCGGCTTTTTAGTGAAGGAGGGGCATAAGATAGAGTTGAGGGGAGGTCTAAAATACGTTTCACGAGGGGGTTACAAGCTTGAATACGCCCTTGAGCATTTCAAAATAGATGTAAAAGGTTTTGTAGCTCTTGACGTTGGTTCTTCAACAGGTGGCTTCACAGACTGTCTTTTGCAGAGAGGAGCGATCAAAATCTACGCTGTAGATGTTGGCAGATCTCAAATGGATATAAAACTGCGCGTTGACCCACGGGTTATATTATATGAAAAGACCGATGCACGCAGTCTCACACAAAAACATATACCTGAAAAGGTTGATATAATAACTGTAGATGTGTCCTTTATATCGGTAACAAAGATACTTCCCAACGTGGTAAAATTTCTCAAGGATAGTGGTATCATGCTGATCTTAGTAAAACCACAGTTTGAGCTAACACCACAAAAGGTGAAAAAAGGTATTGTAAGGAGTTTTGAAGATAAAGTTCATGCTGTATTGAAAGTTTGCCAAAAGCTTGAAGAGTTAGGCTTTAGCACAGGTGGGGTTATCAAAGCGAAACCCAAAGGAACGAAGGGAAACGAGGAATTTTTTATCCTTGCGGGCAGGCATACACCTCAGTTGGGAGATATAAAGAAGGCTGTGGAAGATGCTGTTAAGGAATCTATTTGA